One genomic region from Myxocyprinus asiaticus isolate MX2 ecotype Aquarium Trade chromosome 27, UBuf_Myxa_2, whole genome shotgun sequence encodes:
- the atox1 gene encoding copper transport protein ATOX1, with the protein MTTHEFFVDMTCEGCSGAVTRVLKKLDVKFDIDLPNKKVFIESDKDTDVLLETLKKTGKTVTYIGPK; encoded by the exons ATGACG ACTCACGAGTTTTTTGTTGATATGACATGTGaaggatgttctggtgcagtcACTCGAGTTCTTAAAAAACTGG ATGTCAAATTTGACATTGATCTCCCCAACAAGAAGGTCTTCATTGAGTCAGACAAAGACACCGATGTTCTTCTGGAAACACTGAAAAAGACTGGGAAAACAGTTACCTACATTGgtccaaaatga